One stretch of Labrus bergylta chromosome 24, fLabBer1.1, whole genome shotgun sequence DNA includes these proteins:
- the LOC110001331 gene encoding B- and T-lymphocyte attenuator isoform X1: MRPNTCWTRLHVSVLAVLLLILEADSTDECEVQIKVRSKTKYKALLGEELKIECPVILCNDSPPEISWIKLEETGDPINISGRSRFRSEWKTLKHLEGVSVLIIQNSVRNDSGIYRCKSGSIVGHNINVYLNESSEPNNSTQKKDINGTHTDAEHLWMYVYTAAGIVAFVLVVILVSLASMRGCKGKAKSERIEDNHYMAIPMVEQPFPNPRTQPSPRGSPSLPLPQRSMRRKKPLPQPIEPPSPRDNECVYSKVKVDRDQQRNTLEENGGSVVYAALNHQLPARPVARPRRQKEECSEYAAIRVRDSSS, encoded by the exons ATGAGGCCTAACACCTGCTGGACTCGACTGCATGTGTCCGTCTTGGCAGTGCTGCTCCTCATTTTGGAAGCTGACA GTACAGATGAATGTGAAGTTCAAATTAAAGTACGcagcaaaacaaaatataaagctCTCCTTGGAGAAGAACTAAAGATTGAATGTCCAGTTATACTCTGCAACGATTCACCACCTGAAATTTCCTGGATTAAACTTGAAGAAACTGGTGATCCTATAAACATTAGCGGGAGAAGTCGCTTCAGATCAGAGTGGAAAACTTTGAAGCATTTAGAGGGAGTTTCAGTTTTGATCATTCAAAACTCTGTCAGAAACGACTCAGGTATATATCGGTGTAAAAGTGGTTCCATTGTTGGACATAACATCAATGTTTATCTCAATG AGAGTAGTGAGCCTAACAATTCAACACAAAAGAAAGACATAA acgGCACCCATACAGATGCTGAACACCTATGGATGTACGTGTACACCGCTGCAGGGATTGTGGCATTCGTCCTCGTTGTGATTCTTGTATCTCTTGCGTCGATGCGAGGATGTAAAG GAAAAGCAAAGAGCGAGAGGATAGAGGATAATCAT TACATGGCGATCCCAATGGTCGAGCAACCCTTCCCAAACCCCCGCACCCAGCCTTCACCAAGAGGAAGTCCGTCTCTGCCGCTGCCTCAGAGATCTATGCGGAGAAAGAAACCGCTGCCACAACCCATCGAGCCGCCATCACCCAGAGACAATGAGTGTGTTTACAGCAAGGTAAAAGTagacagagatcaacagaggaATACGCTGGAAGAGAACGGGGGCTCTGTTGTGTATGCCGCCCTCAACCATCAGCTCCCAGCCAGGCCTGTTGCTCGGCCGAGGAGGCAGAAGGAGGAGTGTTCAGAGTACGCTGCGATCCGTGTTAGAGACAGCAGCTCTTAG
- the LOC109976835 gene encoding uncharacterized protein isoform X1: MTPKSCFTILHVSILAATLLTLEVSCTDECEVHIKVRSKTKYEAHLGEELKIECPVTVCNDSPPEISWVKLEETGDPINISGGSRFKSEWKTLKHLDGVSVLIIQNFVRNDSGIYRCKSGSTVGHKINVSVNDSVELITDQSTTSEPWRPETEDTFWPFVCRVVGLLVFVAIVIAMFVTSQSLRKGVRCGGGSKDTPADPKSQPSHQALPMDHIYDSVQ, encoded by the exons ATGACACCAAAGTCCTGCTTCACCATCCTTCATGTGTCCATCTTGGCTGCGACACTTCTCACTTTGGAAGTTTCCT GTACAGATGAATGTGAAGTTCATATTAAAGTACGCagcaaaacaaaatatgaagcTCACCTTGGAGAAGAACTAAAGATTGAATGTCCAGTTACGGTCTGCAACGATTCACCACCTGAAATCTCCTGGGTTAAACTCGAAGAAACTGGTGATCCTATAAACATTAGCGGGGGAAGTCGCTTCAAATCAGAGTGGAAAACTTTGAAGCATTTAGATGGAGTTTCAGTTTTGATCATTCAAAACTTTGTCAGAAACGACTCAGGTATATATCGGTGTAAAAGTGGTTCCACTGTTGGACATAAAATCAATGTTTCTGTCAATG ATAGTGTTGAACTCATCACCGACCAATCGACAACTTCAGAGCCAT GGAGACCAGAAACTGAGGACACTTTCTGGCCTTTTGTGTGTCGTGTTGTTGGACTCTTGGTGTTTGTCGCCATAGTGATTGCTATGTTTGTCACCTCACAGTCTTTGCGTAAAG GTGTCCGATGTGGAGGAGGATCCAAAGACACACCAGCAGATCCAAAAAGCCAGCCTTCCCATCAGGCTTTGCCTATGGATCATATCTATGATAGTGTTCAGTAG
- the LOC110001325 gene encoding uncharacterized protein yields MTPKSCFTILHVSILAATLLTLEVSCTDECEVHIKVRSKTKYEAHLGEELKIECPVTVCNDSPPEISWVKLEETGDPINISGGSRFRSEWKTLKHLDGVSVLIIQNFVRNDSGIYRCKCGSSVGHKINVSVNDSVELITYQSTTSEPRRPETEDAFWPFVCRVVGLLVFVAIVIAMFVTSHCLRKGVRCGGGSKDTPADPNSQPSHQALPMDHIYDSVQ; encoded by the exons ATGACACCAAAGTCCTGCTTCACCATCCTTCATGTGTCCATCTTGGCTGCGACACTTCTCACTTTGGAAGTTTCCT GTACAGATGAATGTGAAGTTCATATTAAAGTACGCagcaaaacaaaatatgaagcTCACCTTGGAGAAGAACTAAAGATTGAATGTCCAGTTACGGTCTGCAACGATTCACCACCTGAAATCTCCTGGGTTAAACTCGAAGAAACTGGTGATCCTATAAACATTAGCGGGGGAAGTCGCTTCAGATCAGAGTGGAAAACTTTGAAGCATTTAGATGGAGTTTCAGTTTTGATCATTCAAAACTTTGTCAGAAACGACTCGGGTATATATCGGTGTAAATGTGGTTCCAGTGTTGGACATAAAATCAATGTTTCTGTCAATG ATAGTGTTGAACTCATCACCTACCAATCGACAACTTCAGAGCCAC GGAGACCAGAAACTGAGGACGCTTTCTGGCCTTTTGTGTGTCGTGTTGTTGGACTCTTGGTGTTTGTCGCCATAGTGATTGCTATGTTTGTCACCTCACACTGTTTGCGTAAAG GTGTCCGATGTGGAGGAGGATCCAAAGACACACCAGCAGATCCAAACAGCCAGCCTTCCCATCAGGCTTTGCCTATGGATCATATCTATGATAGTGTTCAGTAG
- the LOC110001331 gene encoding B- and T-lymphocyte attenuator isoform X2 has protein sequence MRPNTCWTRLHVSVLAVLLLILEADSTDECEVQIKVRSKTKYKALLGEELKIECPVILCNDSPPEISWIKLEETGDPINISGRSRFRSEWKTLKHLEGVSVLIIQNSVRNDSGIYRCKSGSIVGHNINVYLNDGTHTDAEHLWMYVYTAAGIVAFVLVVILVSLASMRGCKGKAKSERIEDNHYMAIPMVEQPFPNPRTQPSPRGSPSLPLPQRSMRRKKPLPQPIEPPSPRDNECVYSKVKVDRDQQRNTLEENGGSVVYAALNHQLPARPVARPRRQKEECSEYAAIRVRDSSS, from the exons ATGAGGCCTAACACCTGCTGGACTCGACTGCATGTGTCCGTCTTGGCAGTGCTGCTCCTCATTTTGGAAGCTGACA GTACAGATGAATGTGAAGTTCAAATTAAAGTACGcagcaaaacaaaatataaagctCTCCTTGGAGAAGAACTAAAGATTGAATGTCCAGTTATACTCTGCAACGATTCACCACCTGAAATTTCCTGGATTAAACTTGAAGAAACTGGTGATCCTATAAACATTAGCGGGAGAAGTCGCTTCAGATCAGAGTGGAAAACTTTGAAGCATTTAGAGGGAGTTTCAGTTTTGATCATTCAAAACTCTGTCAGAAACGACTCAGGTATATATCGGTGTAAAAGTGGTTCCATTGTTGGACATAACATCAATGTTTATCTCAATG acgGCACCCATACAGATGCTGAACACCTATGGATGTACGTGTACACCGCTGCAGGGATTGTGGCATTCGTCCTCGTTGTGATTCTTGTATCTCTTGCGTCGATGCGAGGATGTAAAG GAAAAGCAAAGAGCGAGAGGATAGAGGATAATCAT TACATGGCGATCCCAATGGTCGAGCAACCCTTCCCAAACCCCCGCACCCAGCCTTCACCAAGAGGAAGTCCGTCTCTGCCGCTGCCTCAGAGATCTATGCGGAGAAAGAAACCGCTGCCACAACCCATCGAGCCGCCATCACCCAGAGACAATGAGTGTGTTTACAGCAAGGTAAAAGTagacagagatcaacagaggaATACGCTGGAAGAGAACGGGGGCTCTGTTGTGTATGCCGCCCTCAACCATCAGCTCCCAGCCAGGCCTGTTGCTCGGCCGAGGAGGCAGAAGGAGGAGTGTTCAGAGTACGCTGCGATCCGTGTTAGAGACAGCAGCTCTTAG